The genomic interval tatttaatcattacATTTATCATCATAAGCATAAGCATAAGCACAAATgaatgggaaattctattcgcaaccagctttttactcttcgcagctataattaaaataaatttaacaaatactctTTACACCTACTATTATTACTTGTTGCAGCCACctatattccaaaattaccctcatATATCTCATACATTGTGTCGTTCTTTTCTCTACAGCCACTCGCCGCCGTCCCCTTCTCTATAGACACGTCTCTCTGTTCTGCGCTTGTTGATAACACTGGTAATTTTTACATGTTTGAACTTGGAGGCTAGAAAGAGAGAGGTTCGATAGGCAAATGTGGTGGCCGCCTGGGTTTCGAATTGGTCACTGCCATCGAATCGGAGGCAGCATGGCCTTCGAACTAAGGTTTGGAGGTGACCTGCGCCTTCGAAACCTGGATTTCGGAGGCTTGGGCCGCTTCCGAAACCTAGGTTTGGGAAACGGCCCGCTCCTCCGAACTCCAAGTTTCGGAAGCGCTGGCCACCTCCGAACTCTGGAGTTCGAAGGTGTTGGGAGCCTCCGAAAtctagagttcggaggctctcaatttttatttcatatattatataatataatatattatatattttaatttctattttatatattatataataaaatatattacagATTTCAATTTACACGTACCATCAACTATTTTAATTTGCAGTTAAGTTAATATAAtgatataatatgtatataatacatatatatatactatgataataataatactaataatattattattattaaaattactacctccgaactctagagttcggaggcgcTGGGAGTCTCCGAAttctagagttcggaggctcctaaaatatataatatattatattatatatttttttacacttaattttgtatttaagtattgtagtagaataatttaatttttaatacaaacaaatatatattttttacttaatttttttaatttaataacggATTTTCCGAACTCCAGAGTTCGAAAAATCCGTTAGTTCcccgaactccagggttcggggaacatattttttatttttttatattttatattttatataattatattaacatattttttatataacatattttattaattattaacatatttttttatacttaattttttatttaagtattagattcgaataatttatttttttaaaaaataaatatataattttttgtttaatttttttttatctaactaTGATTTCCCGAATATGTGGGTTCAGGAAAATCCATAATTCTCCAAACTCATGGGTTCAGGGaacacatcttttatttttttatattttatattaacattatcttaacatatttttgtatacttaatttttttatataaatattggacttgaataatttattttttttaaaataaatacatatttcttcctaaattttatttaatatcatgttgCTGAACTCCAAAGTTCGGGAAACACCATGTCTCCCAAACTCCAGGGTTCGGGGGATTTGGAATTCCCCGAACTCTGGGATTCGAGAAATCCCAACTTCCCCGAACTTCAGCATTCGGGAAAGGCTAGCGTTCCCGAATGCCAGGTAGCCATTCACAAACATTCATCTCTTTAATATCTTTAAATCTTAACAATTTCGATTCACAAAAACAAGCTTCACAATACacaaaaatagatgaaaataaataatcacacactatatatatatatacaaagacgcaaatacatatatatatacgcacacacagacacacaaacatatatttatatatacttacacatacatatagagatatatatataggaaggaagctcggcggccatggctgccgagcTTCATCAATCACGCCTAGattcccatatatatatatatataaacacacacatacatatatatacacgcacacacatacacacaaatatatatatatatatacacacacatacatatagatatatatatatagagagagaggggaaggaAGCTCGGCGGCCGAGCTTCcccgaaccctggagttcgggGGGAATGATTGATGAAGCTCGGCGGCCATGGTCGCCGAGCTTcctttctatttatatatatatctatatatatatgtttgtgtgctTCCTtctgtgtgcgtatatatatatgtttgttgtgttaatgtatatatgtatatatatatatatgtgtgtattttttgttgtattgatatttttttttgttgtattatatACATTGGATATGatagttttttgttatattgTCTTCGTTTTGGAGGAGATAGATGACGGTTTTGAAAGGAATGAGTGGCGGGTAATTGATTGAGGAAGAAAGTGAATGTAagggtaaaaatgagttttcaaaataggatattttaggtatattaaaatataactaCGAAGAGTAAAACCCtcgctgtgaatagaatttccccaaATGAATAGATACTGATTCGTTCATTTCAACTGTGTCTTGttttccttaaaaaataaataaatagttgcCCTTTTCCTCATTTCAACTGTCTTGTTATTTGAATTATCCACAGGATAATGTCATCTGTTCCTTTATCGCGAGAAGATAACCTAATAGTCCCCAGTGCTTTGAGAATTTCACTTAAAATTGAACACGACACTGGCAACCATAAAGTCTCTGTCTGGGCCATGCAAATATCAGACGCAAACCGCCCCTTCCTTTGCAGATGGAAAATGTTAAAAACCATTCCAAGTGacacgaatatatatatattgcacaaataaatacaaaaataatgtgAAAAGTATTTAATGCATTGAttatattcatttaattttgacACCCCATAAATAGgaatattcaaattttaattcgAATCAAAAAAATTCAGTCTCCTTCAATACTAAATAAGTTTGGTctaatatttagtttgaaaaattttaaaaattggtcTTCGGTTCCGTCTAATTCGATCCAATCCCAATTTTAGaccaaatataaaataagttactatatatatatatttttatatgtatgtaatatTGTTCGGCAATACATACTGTTGTTATATTTACAAtagtatttaaaataataaatattgctCTAGATATTATAAATACAACAgtatgtatattttgattttattattattgtaggTATGGACCTACAAATTTATTAGGACTAAATTGGACTGAATCGATTGATAAACTATAAATTTGCACAGAACATTATGGCTATAAATAAGGGGGTTGAGATCAAAtgtaaaaatagccaaacaagtGCGAAGAGAATAAACTCATCTTCGGAAGAAGCAGCCATGGAAGAAGCGAAGGTGATGAGACTAGCTAGGGAGTTCTTTGAAGGTGCCTTGCGTCCAAGAGCTGGCCAAGGAGCCGCTCACCACCCTGCCGCTGCGCTATATCCGCTCGGATCAAGACCCTCCGGCTGTGTCCGGCGTCTGTTCTTCCGCTCAAGTTCCGGTTATCGATTTACAGAGATTAGTACTTGGTGAAGATAACCCCGTCTCTGAGCTGGAAAAGCGCAAAGTGacgatggtttttgggaccgaccatcACGTGTCACCTCTGCAACTAGATCTCGGGAATAGAACCTCGGACTTAGTGATGTCGGACCTCGATGATAGAATTTGCAAGACAACAAAGTGGTGGGACTAGGGTCCCTCAGGGTGCACTCCGACACTTAAATTAGTAGAGTAAGTGCAGGTCGTAATAAATGTAAGAATTAGAGAGCTTTTTATACTTGATGAGAACTCCGATCAAGATGGAATGGGTCTCGCGATCCGGCCCAGATCTTTCGAACTTCGCATCGAATtattgacttgccacgtgtcagtctctcaGGCAATCCACGTGGGGAGCGAGGCCactagcgcgtaggggtattattgtaattttaggtAGTGACACATCATAAAGAATGGGCTTCTTTCAAGTATACACCCCCCACCACAGTAgctaaaattttgattaagtGGGACGAAGgtaaatataaaagatataattttaaaaataaaataataataatattaaaatataaaatcttcttataattattttttacatttttttatattttaataacgttgtataattatcttattatcaattttattaaatacattattttgaatatatacaattaagctATCATTTatccattaatttttaattctattacataattaattttttataatattattgtagAAAATACTCTTCAAACTATAGCAGTAATAAtcggaaaaaaaaatcaagtgaaaattagaaatgaaaagctgggataaatttgaaaatgaaatgaattagAACCTAGGatattaagattaaattttaatacaataattttggATTAATTTTAGGAGTTGGATTTAagctaaaaataatataaaataaaaaaaaattccttttaaGATCCGACCTAGTGGGGGGCAATTGCCCCCACTGGACGTCACTTAGCTCTGCCCTTGCCTGTACCTATTTTGTATAAAATGCTAGAAAGTGAGATTCGAACTGAATTTGTATTCACAAAATGCCATAGCAATATACCAATAACATGATAGTTGCATCAGTCCAATTTTGatagaaataacaaaattttatttttcttctaaataTGTTGGTCTTGAAAGTAAAATGAATGAAGTGCAGTTGGTGAGTAAGCTCTTCATTGGTGGAGAAAGTGAAGGTAGAGAATATTGAAGAATTCTTCAACCTGCCgatggaagagaagaagaggttTTGGCAGGAACCTGGGGACGTACAGGGATTTGGCAAAGCATTCGTTGTATCTGAAGAGCAGAAGCTCGATTGGGCCGACCTTTTCTACATGGTTACGCTCCCAACTCATCTCAGAAAGCCTCATCTCCTTCCAAAGCTTCCTCGTCTATTCCGGTCAGTCCATCAATCTCAGGATCATTTTCTCCAACAGTTTGTCTGCATGCCACTTAGGATGACTTAAAATATTCTTTCCTTCCTGTGCGTATGCAGAGAAACCATGGAAGCGTACTCGGCAGAAATTAAAACCCTAGCGATGAAGATACTTGGCTTCATGGCGAAACCTCTGAAGATGAAAGACGGGGAAATGGATGATTTATTCGGGGAAGGAATGCAGTCGATGAGGATGACCTACTATCCACCGTGCCTCAGCCGGAGCTCGCCATTGGCCTATCGCCAGGGCCGGCCCTGACATTTTAAGGCCCCAAGCGAAATTGATTTTAGGGcctatacaaaattttatataaaattctcaatatttaaaaataaaattatatatgataaatatgaataaaactttttattatataaaaacattcaaaattatcacaataatagtttaaaattcataacatttcactttaaatttactcttttagcatttttagatgaaaaatcaacaattaaactattacaatcaatttgttccaacatatgtttttcaatagacaCCATCGCCAATCCATTCAACCTTTCTTGTGACATTGTTGACCGAAGGTAagattttatcaatttcaacTTTGAGAAACTTCGTTCTGCAGAAGCAACTGTAACTGGTATGGTCAGAAGTATTCTATACGCGATCCACACATTCGGAAAACAACAATCCACTGTCTTCATGTAGTCTAACACTTCAATTGCCTTCTTGGTCTCTTTTGACAAACATCTCACAACTTTCAACTCAGAGAATAACTCTTATCCATCAATATCTGAATCCgtcttgtattttaaaaattcttctaACTTATCACATGATCTCTTTAAACAATCATCATCtgtagaatataattttttcaaatcaaatagaaatccaaaaatattttcatattcttgaagTTGCTCAAACCTACACTTAAGCGAAAAAATAGCTTGATCAATTACATATAAGaaataatcaactctaaaaGATTCTTCAACTCAATGTGTTATCTCATCATTGGCattttcatcaaattgtttTTTTCTACGAATAATacgtttttcttgaaaaataggtTCAATTTCCATTTGAGTAGCAATTTCTTTAGCAATAATCATATCAGATTCAAATCCAGTTTCtctatatgtttcaaaaaaagaaataagtgcTTTCAAGTGACTTATAGCAACATCAATGACCATGTCGTTACTTTGTAACATTTTGCTTACTCTATTAATAGTAGACAATATATTATACCAAATAATCATACCAAACAAGAactcaaaattcataatatctTCTAATAGACTTTTAGCATCTCGAAATGCCTTAGGGTCATCACATGTTTCCATCAAATGAGTTaaagcattttttatttgtggAGCTTGAAATCTTATTGCTTTAATACTTTCAACTCGGCTTTCCCAACGAGTTTGTGATAGTTGCTTAAGTGTTAGGCCTTCCACATTATCTTGCAAAACTTtccatcgttttgtagaagatgaaaacaatatatataagcattgcACAATTCCAAAAAAAGATTTAGCCTTTATGCATGAATTTGACATATCACATATTGCAAGATTAAGACTATGACAACTACACGGAGTGTAAAAAGCCCTTGGATTTACTTCTAATACTCTTTTTTGCACACCTTTATGCTTTCCTTTCATATTAGAACCATTATCATAACCTTGACCTCTTAAATCACCAATATCAACTTCAAGTGTTTGTAGAGCATTTATTAATTCCTCAAACAGTCCTTGCCCTGAAGTATCGTCTACCTTAAGGAATCCtaaaaaaaactcttctacCTTAACTGGACTTATTTTGACATTTACACATCGTATGATTAGAGACATCTGTTCTTCATGACTTATATCGGGTGTACAATCAAGTatcactgaaaaatattttgcttcttTAACTGTTTTAATTATTGCACTTTTGATCTCACCTGCCAACATGAGtatgaattcattttgaattttgtgacttagataatgatagtgaatttgcTTTTCTTGAATACGTCGAACGTGTTCTTTCATAATTGGATCAAATTCAGCGATCATTTCAATCAAACCTAGAAAATTTCCATTATcttcttcatataatttttcattacTTCCACGAAATGCCAAATTATTCTTACTAAGAAAGCTAACAATTGAAATTATTCTCGCAAAAACTTCTTTCCAATGTTTTATATCTTTGTTGATTTGATCTTGCAAAGGTTTATCAattgttaaattcttttgtaATCGTTTTTCTAATTCAATCCATTTTCTCATGTTATCCATATGCCCACTACTTGTTTCATGGCTTTTCAGTTTAGAACTAAGATTTTTCCAATCATTTGTCCCTTCATTAGctaattgaatattattttgttattgtttaaataatttgcaACAAAAGCAAAATACTTTATCTAATGAAATGGAGTATATCAACCATTTTCTATCACTCTTCTCACCATTTGATAAATGACGAGTATAATATGTAGAAGAGAAATGcctattttctgaatttttagGAAAATCAACCACTTGACCTCTTATAGGACCTTTTTCTACCAACAAGtctataaaattttgatcaatatttttctaattatttggATCAGTTATGTCCAAAGGATAAGTTGAGCATTCTGTAtctaaatctttatattcttacttatttctattttcagcATCTCCTAATTCATGTTGTTCTTGCATGTCGTTTTGAACCTCTTTATCTATCAAATTATCACACTCTTCATTTACTATTGTATTACTAATGTTCCCAGTAACAAATTTATCCAACGCTCCTGCTTGAGATAGAATAAACTCctgagtttttttttgtttttttcttttttcatttccagacaaatattttttagtggacataataaatcaatttaaatacgaaaattaatataatatcaaattcaaatgcaaCTGAgcaatttaaatatgaaaatcaatataatatcaaattcaaatgtaattgaACGAGAAACAATAGAACCTGATTAGATTTGATATTCGAATTGAAATctgcaaaacaaattaataaaaaaatacaagagaaataattcaagaaataatatgtaaatattcTGTGaatcaatatatatgtatatatatatataatcagatTATTTTCACTCCCTTTTCTGCAAAGGAAATGTGACGCGAGTGCTTGTTAGTTGGTACTGGTAGGCTGGTAGCTGTTGTGTGCTACTTACAAAACTGAAGGAGAAGAACTGGAGAAGAGAGTTAAGACTTGAGAGGGACCACGCCAGCagagagaataaaatttaaaagttacagaataagaaagaagatgagagcAGTGCACGGAGAAGACGAGAGGCAAAGCAGGAGTTTGAAGAAAAGTGAAGTTTTGTTGCATTAATActtgcttttattttaattataaaatattatatatatatatatattatatatatctacatagcCAAGCAGTTCACTCTCAGACGCCAACTGccaaatcaattttaaatttcttccTTGTGCATTTGGACTTTGGAGCACACTGTCCTATGCGCAATTCACTGCAAGTCTGCAATGCATTAATTGCCAATGTGTACAATTCACTTCAATGAATTAATTGCCTTTTCTCAcgccaaaataatattttattactaattttttatattaattaaatttaacattgcAACTTTTTCAcgccaaaataattttttattattaattttttatattaattaaatttaaacttacCTAAAAGGCCCCTAACCATTGGATTTGAGGGGGAGGGCCCTAGGCGGCTGCCTAGGCAGCCTATACCCAGGGCCGGCACTGCCTATCGCCTCACTCCGACGCCATCGGCCTGACCATCCTTCTCCAAGTCAATGAAATGGATGGCCTGCAGATCAAGAAAGATGGACTCTGGATTCCGATCAAACCTGTGGCGGGCGCTTTCATCGTCAACATCGGAGACATGTTGGAGGTACGTAGTCAAATTCCTTCGATATTGATTCAATCACCATTGTTAATTCTTAACGGAGAGATCTAGACAGGAGAAGCAAGCATATATTAATTGATGACATGCATCTGTTAACGCAGATCGTGACGAACGGGATCTATCGGAGCGTTGAGCATCGAGCGATTGTGAACTCGGAGAAAAAGAGGCTGTCAATAGCGACATTCCAGAAACCGAAGTGTTGGGATGAGCCGAAAAAACTCAACCCTAGATAAGCCCTTACACACAAATAAAATGACTGATTGCTTACACAAATGAATGGTCAGTATCATACACAAAACATATAAAGAATTAACGACATAAACACAAatgatttaccgtggttcacccgttaaaAGAGGGTAACAAAGCAAAGGAAAGAgagatacaaaatataaatagtcTCATCGATCTTTCCATTAAATGGATCTCAGTCTTTAAATACTAGCTCTAAAACTAATacatcaaaattaccaaaataccatcGTTCGTTCAAAATAGCAACACTAGAAATGAAATAACAGAAGCAAAAATACAATGAATTAAAACCAAATACTTTGTT from Diospyros lotus cultivar Yz01 chromosome 8, ASM1463336v1, whole genome shotgun sequence carries:
- the LOC127808636 gene encoding protein SRG1-like, with translation MAFELRFGGDLRLRNLDFGGLGRFRNLGLGNGPLLRTPSFGSAGHLRTLEFEGSSLKVPCVQELAKEPLTTLPLRYIRSDQDPPAVSGVCSSAQVPVIDLQRLVLGEDNPVSELEKRKVTMVFGTDHHVSPLQLDLGNRTSDLVMSDLDDRICKTTKCSSLVEKVKVENIEEFFNLPMEEKKRFWQEPGDVQGFGKAFVVSEEQKLDWADLFYMVTLPTHLRKPHLLPKLPRLFRETMEAYSAEIKTLAMKILGFMAKPLKMKDGEMDDLFGEGMQSMRMTYYPPCLSRTYTQGRHCLSPHSDAIGLTILLQVNEMDGLQIKKDGLWIPIKPVAGAFIVNIGDMLEIVTNGIYRSVEHRAIVNSEKKRLSIATFHNTEFDGDLSPARSLVTPETSAVFKTMTTANFFKGLLTRELRDKSYLNVVRILTRH